GTTCAAATGCATTGGATGCTTTGATTATGATATTATCTTGTAGCTTCTCTTAAGGTTTCCACGTAAGagattttaaaaatgttactTTTCTTTAATGGATAGCAATTTGGTTCTGCATGAAAAATTTGGTCACCTTTCTTCCCATATATCATTATGCATTTATTTGTTCCAGGTTCTTCAAAGAAAAACGGAGGAGGCTGCAATGGCCACCAAGAGGCTGAAAGAACTACTTGAAGCCCGGAAATCTAATGGTCGTGAAAATTCAGGTATTTTCTCACTTGGGGTGTATTATGATATTGCTAAtctttattattctttttgaGGAGCGTTTCTAACTTGACAATGCCTTATTAATAGGGGATAGAAGGGTGTTTAGGGGCCTTGATAGGGATATTAGAGAAACTTGGGCTTTGATTCGCTTTCATGTTTTTCAATGGACTCCGATTTTGAGTTGTTTTGTAATGACCCTTTTATCTCGATTCTGTACAGTTGGAGTCCCTTCTTGTAGGGATCTCCTTTCTTTTCTGGGCTTGGTTTTTTGTATGCCCatgtattctttcatttgttCTCAATTAAAGTTGTTATTCTTATTTAAAAAACTGCCTTATTAATAGGAGAAGCGTTTTCATGCTTATACCATATAattgatttaaaatttaattcttttttgttGATTTATAGGCATTACAAACGGAAATGGAATGAATGGGCAGGTATTTTATGAACTGTTTCATTGCTTGCTTCACTACTATGTCAGCTCGATCCTGATTCTAATGGACATATCTCTTTTCTAGAGCAATGAGAAATCTCTACAACGCTGGCTCGACCATGAATTGGAAGTGATGGTGAACGTGCATGAAGTTCGTTTTGAATATGAAAAACAAAGCCAAGTGTATGAATTATACTAGACCTTGATAATATTTTTTCGtataataaaattcaaataattgatttTTCTGCAATACAGGCGAGCTGCACTTGCAGAAGAGTTATCCATGCTGAGGCAAGTGGATGAGTTTGCTTCAAAAGGCCTCAGCCCTCCAAGAGGGAAAAATGGTTTTGCTAGGTAAGCATTgttttcaaacaaaataattCACCTTCTAGGTTTTCACATAAAGAAGTGGACAGCATTTAATTTGTCTTTTGCATGATCAGAGTCTCCTCTATGTCACCAACTGCAAGAATGGCCAGAATATCATCACTTGAAAACATGCTAAGCATATCCTCAAATTCCCTTGTGGCAATGGCTTCACAACTTTCAGAGGCAGAGGAACGAGAACGTGCCTTCACAAACCGCGGACGTTGGAACCAGTTGCGCTCCATGGGAGATGCTAAGAATTTGCTTCAATACATGTTCAATTCTCTTGCAGATGCACGGTAATTATTCTGTTCCTACAGCCGATATTTTTCTTAGGATTAGTGATACTCTTTAATTTCCTGGATTGTGAGTACTCAGTGCTTGAACAATGTACAATATGAAAGTTCAGAAAAGGgtaattcaaaagaaaaaaatcaggAAATTATGGGGCTACACAGCAGCCATTTATTTTTCCTCCTTGGACCTGAAAGGCGAAATTGGCATTTAAAGAGAATTGGTTGATATTCAAATTTTTCCATGTATATCATCTTTTTTAAATCAGAATATCCATTGCTCTACTTAATTTCAGGCATCACTTTGCTTATTTTTTACAGGTGCCAATTATGGGAAAAGGAACTGGAAACTAGGGAAATGAAGGAGCAACTAAAAGAACTTGTGGGATTGTTGCGGCAGAGTGAGACACGGAGAAAGGAAGTAGAAAAAGAGCTAAAATTGAGAGAGAAGGCTGTTGCGATTGCATTAGCTTCATCTGCACCGGTGAGATTTATGTTCATTAGGTTTTTCTTTTCGATGCTGTATATAGACACGAAATCCTACTTTTACTTGCCAGCGAAGGTTTATGTTTCTGCCGAGTGGTTAATTTGGTATACTTTGAACTGTTAAAATGGAATATAGATAAACACAGATACTTCAACTTTGTTTTGGCAAGACCGATCCTGTGAAGTATTAAATCAGATCTTTTAATGAGGTGTATGGACAGTGACAGATATGACATAGATCCTGTGACCTTTTTGTATAATATCATGAAAGAAAACTTGAAACTTTTCAAGTAGCTGATGCAGTAATCAGTGGAAGTTTGAGATCTTTATTGAGTTAGTGATGGATAGGGGGCACTGTCTATATCTAGTTCCTTAAGAGTTTGGTTGATCTTGCCATTGCCATCCCTTGACATTCGTTGTAAACATAATTAGAAATCTGTCTTATTGACAATTTTTATCCTTTTCAGGTTCATCGTGAGCATGAGAGTACACCACCATCATTGAAACACTTTGCTGATGAATTGAGTGGTCCTTTGTCTCCAATGTCAGTACCAGCCCCTAAGCAACTCAAGTATACAGCAGGAATTGCCAATGGCTCTGTTAGAGATTCTGCTGCAACTCTAGATCATGCACGAAAGGTTAAAATTTATCCCACTCATTTACTGTCGTGTAGTAGTTGAGCTCACATTTTTCTTAGAAGGGTGCTATTAATGCAGATGGTACCAATAGGACACTTATCAATGAAGAAGTTAGCAACAGTAGGACAAGCTGGAAAACTATGGAGATGGAAGAGAAGTCATCACCAATGGCTATTACAATTTAAATGGAAGTGGCAGAAACCATGGAGACTTTCAGAATGGATCAGGCATAGTGATGAAACAATAATGAGATCAAGGCCTCGACCACATGCGCTGCCTGCTGGGATGTGATATTTGGTGGTTTCGGGTTTATTGTCCCCCAAATATCATTGACTTTCAACTATGATTCCACCTCATGTCACAGGAACAAATTGCAATAAGTGCAGGTACATACTCAAAAATCAATTTGAGTAGGTTAAATCCTGATCATATTCAATAGATCCCATTGGTAGATTGCATTTACAGTTTTTAGTCATTGGATGCTAGACTGACCTGAACTGCTATCTTTTTATATTTAACGACATCTGATTCATCCATTTTTATCTACTTGAACCTGACATGACCTTTCCCCAATGGCAGCAGCTAAAGTCAGACTAATGAGATATCTGCATATTTCTTCAATGGAAAACCATTTTGGTAGATTTGTGATTTTGGATTCTTTTTCGTCGTGGTTATCACATTTGAAGCATCTTGTAAAGCTTGTGTGGATGCTACAAAATGGGGTCATCTGACTAGCTAAGAAGGCCGCAAGTGCGGAACAGGGCGAGCATAGATACAATGGATAGATAGTGAACTCGCCCAAGAAAGTTTTCTAATGTTCTTCCCCCTCTGTATATCTTGTCAATAACAAGAAAAGGAATGCAGGCATACGTACGgaaggttttttcttttttcttttttttagtcATTTGGTTTTTCTTCGTTTTGATACAATATTGATTTGTTGAAAGGAAGTATTAGGCTGGAgaggaagggaaaaaaaaaaaacacagaaTTCTTTCTAATATGTTTTATCTTATTGTGTGACTAATTTTATTACTTGAGGACTGAAGCTTTGTAAATGTATTTGTATTGAAGCAAAAGAAGAATCTTCAAATCAAACTTTATGAAGTGTATACCAAGTTTGCTATCATTGATTTTAGAATATGCTTCTTTTCTTTACAGACGAATAGGAAAATGACATGAATGACGTTGATGAATCTCACTCTTCAAGAttcattcaaaataaaataaagacgATGATGATGGAAAAGTAATGGTTGGAAATAGCCCTCCAAGTTCTTTCATAAATAGCATCTTTTTTGGGCAATGACTCATCCTAAAACATCTCATAAGATTTATATTGAAACCAAAACAAATTTTAGTTTCTTTGATTCTCATAGTCAAACGGTtgattaatttttagtttagtATATATCAATCCTTCTTAAAAGGATCTAATTGTTCCTGAAAAATGAACAAGGAATTTGGGGCATCAAATGTTAAACTTGTAGAAGAATGAAGATTGAATGAAACTCTCCCTTATTGACAATCGGACATGAATCTATCACGATTCAAAGCGAGGCTGCTTTTTAACAACTTTCATCAACTTGATGACTTGAATGATCTGTATTAATACTTCAGCCAAATTGTCAAACCACCAACTACTGAATTTTACTGTCCCTTTCTATTGTTTTGACTTACGAGCTTCAACTTGATAGTTGCAATATATTAATTAACATTATTTAGAGGAAAATGAAATAGAAGTGACCAACAAGCTTCCAACTCCACTCTTATTTGGTGCATAGTTCATATACCCCACAAGAAAACATTAATTTATGCCTTCTCGACTCCTCACATTATGAACTTCAAAAACTACAAACTTAAGAAATTTACAACTTCACTTTTTACTACACGCGCCTTCTTAATTACACGGCTCTACGACACAAGTAACTAGCTCTTAGAGCATGCTTTCAACAGTCAGCTGTCTTCATTCACTGGGTTTAAACAATGGAAGAGCAGAAAGAAGTTTTGTTAACAAAATCTCATTCTAACTGCATAGATAATTTGCCTTAACCGTGTTATCATCAAGCAGAGCTGAAGTGCAACAGTTGCTAACCATATTACAACTTAAAAAAGAGTGTCATCCTTCTTGGATTCTTGGTTAACAAAGCTACTTTCTTGAAACATAGGCCTATTATTCGATGAGGGTATGCATTTATTCATCTCTAAGTAGTTACTGATCTTTTAAAGAAAACCAAAATGAAACTATAAAGATGAGATAAGAAGAGTTAACATATTTTTAATCCCACAACTTAGAAGTGTAGTAGATGCACACCACTAACAATCAGTTAACAAAGGTCAGCAGTTCATAAAATAAAACATGTATATAAATAAGGTGCTAAATACGAGTTGCTCGCAATATTTCTGTATGATTCTACACTAAAAACCAAACTATCCACATGAGAATTAAATAATAAGATTATGGAAAACATCGATCACTAGTCCATGTTACCTGCAAAACCTGGTAGGCCTTGAAATACGATTAGAAAGGAAAAATAGGTGTATCTCCATACAATAAGCCCATATATCGGGCTGGTTACTGTCTCTTCTAAAATGAGAACTTATGTATGAGGATGATCTTCGCAAACCAAATTGATTGTGTTTATACTTCTCTTATCTCTCTCATTGTACAGAGGAATATGTTGCAAGCTACTCAAGAAAGAACTCGCTTACAACAATTGGCAACACCGTTTTAAACCTTAGCTTGCTAGCATCGACAACAACTAGGGCGTGCCAACATAAAAGCAGCTGTGGCATGTACAAATTGAAAGACACAAAAGACGAAGTTCTGGAGGATATTTTTCGCCAGGTAAGACAAGAATGAGGATTGATACACTAAAACAAGTTAGATATGGGCACACCAATATGCATAATGCTCGTCTTTGCGATGGTTACTAACAAGACCCCCACATTGTAAACAAATAAAACTGCTCCCATCTGAGAAGGCATCCATAACAACTTGCATCCTACCAGTTTCTGCCAGAATTGAATTAGCATGACCTTCGACAACTGATGAGCTAGACATGTTATTGTTAATTTCAGTAGGTTCAGGGTTCAAAGGCTGCTGGGCTTCCGCTATAGCACACTCTGCAAATAAAGAAGCTAGTTGATCAACATCAGCAGTCTCCTGCAACCGGGTTCTGTACAGCTCTCTTGCACGGTGCAAAGATTGGAAGACTGCTGCATCCCCACCTTGAGTTTTCATTGCCATTACAACCTGTTCGAACATGAAAAACAAGGTGCCAAAagctattaataaaatttattgttcTTTATTCTGTCTTTAAGGTATTAGCTAATACGCTCCATCCATGATTTGACCATGCTGATTGAGCTATCTGAGCTGACTACTACAACTACATTCATGTGTACTATTGTTTCTTCTAAAAGGTACAAAATATCATAAGGTTTGTCTGTTTTAATCAACACGGGGTAGAAAACTAACGGTATATAATGAGTAACATACAGTTCAATTTGTACAAAAAAAGAGTAATATACAATTGATAAATATGCAAGACATCTTTAGGTCAATGAACAGAAAGGTTTAAAacatttcaaattctataataCAATTCATCTTTCAAATGTTACTTTCAAAACAACGTTGACAAATATAACCCCAGTGTagtgttttttctttatttttcggTATGTCATGAATCAGATGTCAAATATACAGGTCAATGCAATTAATTCGTGATTGACGGATTTATGTTGCAATTGTGAAGAATGCTGATTGAAATCTAACTACAacttgactttttttttatgaataacTAAATTTTCGTTgtgaaaaaatgaaataatacatGGGTATACAAAAACAGAACCAAAAAACGGAGAGAAACCATAAAAAGGGCCAccaaacaaaagaaataagaCTTAACAGTTGACACATAATTATGAAAAGGGCTTCGTTAATAAAGCACACAAGAACATATTTAATCAAACAAAGGACCAAACCTCAATTGGAGATCTCTCAAGCGTTTGGAAAAATTCATTGTTTCTCTAACCTCAAAGTCTCCGAATAGCACACACCCCAACTAGCCACGAAAGGAACTACCCTTCTCGCAGGAGAGCTTGATTAATAG
This region of Cucumis melo cultivar AY chromosome 7, USDA_Cmelo_AY_1.0, whole genome shotgun sequence genomic DNA includes:
- the LOC103493565 gene encoding uncharacterized protein LOC103493565; this encodes MDCSNSDMMEAEFPSIRAGEGDSVRHLLTLARQFINQRKPSQALQAVVMAMKTQGGDAAVFQSLHRARELYRTRLQETADVDQLASLFAECAIAEAQQPLNPEPTEINNNMSSSSVVEGHANSILAETGRMQVVMDAFSDGSSFICLQCGGLVSNHRKDEHYAYWCAHI